From a single Miscanthus floridulus cultivar M001 chromosome 8, ASM1932011v1, whole genome shotgun sequence genomic region:
- the LOC136471710 gene encoding STOREKEEPER protein-like, giving the protein MARKRRAPSPPPPQEESSSEESGSEELDEPPRPPAHRRPPQAAPNNADSSEADSESDTGVQAFQMRQVPRSPTKHTHPAPQPESDAEEEEEEEEEEEEGESSESEPENPVPVVQKKAAAAAGVSKTEQERKRPASDPAPTGKAKKAKAGEERAVAGAEANPPPKAKKGKVELEKPAPEATPAGKTKKGKAELEKPVPDATPAGKAKKGKAEKAAPEATPSGKSEKPVRWGKDDETKILEALAAHVKSEGELPKTDLLLASVRDRLVRKNCTYTDIYEKVRRLKERYEKAVSTGIVPSTEDGLQMYNLSEAIWGEKAREAAAAVTSQKGGAVTKGKKGQANKEKMDGNAKGGAAKEAAPSTANQSGDSQKGSKKGQTRLSEEAATTASLSKSKKQESHNEELNKDAGNLAKGKKGKTDKGKMDRDTDSLTPKETINANQNGGILIRSKEGEIHDDETEGDANVQGVRRGFDELQKLYSNLAVYVEEIEAHHPCGETLKRAFGSIADEKAEGLESKIKKLRVAETKAEVRQGDIKKEVLNLLLNLVD; this is encoded by the coding sequence ATGGCCCGCAAGCGCCGCgcgccttcgccgccgccgccgcaggaggAGTCCTCCTCCGAGGAATCTGGCTCCGAAGAGTTGGATGAGCCTCCTCGCCCCCCGGCGCACCGTAGGCCCCCGCAGGCCGCGCCCAACAACGCCGACTCGTCGGAGGCGGACTCGGAATCCGACACCGGCGTCCAAGCCTTCCAGATGCGCCAGGTGCCCCGCTCCCCCACCAAGCATACGCACCCGGCCCCCCAACCGGAATCCgatgccgaggaggaggaggaggaggaggaggaggaggaggagggcgagtcgtcggagtcggagccgGAGAACCCGGTGCCTGTGGTTCAGAagaaggccgcggcggcggccggggtGTCCAAGACAGAGCAGGAGAGGAAGAGGCCCGCCTCGGATCCTGCTCCTACCGGGAAGGCAAAAAAGGCCAAGGCCGGGGAGGAGAGGGCTGTGGCGGGGGCTGAGGCTAACCCTCCTCCCAAGGCGAAGAAGGGCAAGGTCGAGCTAGAGAAGCCGGCGCCTGAGGCCACTCCAGCAGGAAAGACGAAGAAGGGCAAGGCCGAGCTAGAGAAACCAGTGCCTGATGCCACTCCAGCAGGAAAGGCGAAGAAGGGCAAGGCTGAGAAGGCAGCTCCTGAGGCCACGCCCTCAGGCAAGTCTGAGAAGCCTGTGCGCTGGGGGAAAGATGATGAGACGAAGATCTTGGAGGCTCTTGCGGCGCATGTCAAGAGTGAGGGTGAGCTGCCAAAGACTGATTTACTTCTTGCTAGTGTTCGTGACCGCCTCGTCAGGAAGAACTGCACCTACACGGATATCTATGAGAAGGTGCGAAGGCTAAAGGAACGGTACGAGAAAGCAGTGAGCACGGGCATTGTGCCAAGTACAGAAGATGGACTCCAGATGTATAATCTCTCAGAAGCAATCTGGGGAGAGAAGGCAAGGGAGGCTGCTGCTGCCGTTACGTCTCAAAAGGGTGGTGCTGTTACAAAGGGTAAGAAGGGGCAGGCTAACAAAGAGAAGATGGATGGAAATGCAAAGGGTGGCGCGGCAAAGGAGGCTGCCCCCAGTACTGCCAATCAAAGTGGTGATTCTCAGAAAGGAAGTAAGAAGGGGCAGACCAGGTTGTCAGAGGAGGCTGCCACCACTGCCTCCCTAAGTAAGAGTAAGAAGCAGGAAAGTCACAATGAGGAATTGAACAAAGATGCTGGTAATTTGGCCAAGGGCAAGAAGGGGAAAACTGACAAAGGGAAGATGGACAGAGATACAGACAGTCTGACACCAAAGGAAACCATAAATGCAAATCAGAATGGTGGCATTCTGATTAGGAGTAAGGAAGGAGAAATTCATGATGATGAAACAGAAGGAGATGCTAATGTGCAAGGTGTGCGCAGAGGTTTTGATGAGCTGCAGAAGTTGTATTCCAACCTTGCTGTTTACGTGGAGGAGATTGAGGCCCATCATCCATGTGGGGAGACTCTGAAGAGAGCATTTGGGTCCATTGCTGATGAGAAGGCAGAAGGTCTGGAATCCAAGATCAAGAAGCTAAGAGTAGCTGAGACGAAGGCGGAGGTCCGTCAAGGGGACATAAAGAAGGAGGTTCTTAATTTGTTGCTCAACTTAGTGGACTAA
- the LOC136476225 gene encoding uncharacterized protein, with product MEEKRERAQSTLAAASVAAAAISLVLGDDNLLGEILLRLGFPTDLVRAAAVCRRWLRASSDPVLLRRFRDLHPPRLLGFYVVTFPTLQRRFRTDFVPMQPQPPELAAVLRRGRFSLDTYDSQSTRVLDCRNGRVIVSLFCGGDFKRGVHSPLHPARDLVIFPQLPMMDVPDSDNYSKHRIFCEILSKESVDGHGLSYFSVSLDYCVKEEKATACVYRLQDNAWRMQTSATTQISRLRASLLKQLSIFLAEDKIYMGITTHSILVLDLTSSTFSTIKFPDKMPFDGQIILSRANGCGVYLSHVKDLQLCIWLHRDCNGSIGDWLLVDTISLHDLCANLKISNSTTEDWDDLDDAYIHMVGDDAEYVFLEMYGCVLYLDVRSRALQKVHNVTEKDTLISFIHPFMMTWPPVFPALRE from the coding sequence atggaggagaagagGGAGAGGGCACAATCCACCCTGGCGGCGGCGTCGGTGGCGGCGGCCGCGATCTCATTGGTGCTCGGCGACGACAACCTCCTCGGCGAGATCCTCCTCCGCCTAGGGTTCCCCACCGACCTcgtgcgcgccgccgccgtctgTAGGCGTTGGCTGcgcgcctcgtccgaccccgtcCTCCTCCGTCGCTTCCGCGACCTCCACCCGCCGCGCCTCCTCGGATTCTACGTCGTCACCTTTCCGACGCTCCAACGGAGGTTTCGCACTGACTTTGTGCCGATGCAGCCTCAGCCCCCAGAGCTCGCCGCCGTCCTCCGCCGGGGGCGCTTCAGCTTGGACACCTACGACAGCCAATCCACGCGCGTCCTGGACTGCCGGAACGGCAGAGTCATCGTCAGCTTATTCTGCGGCGGCGACTTCAAACGCGGAGTGCACAGCCCGCTCCATCCTGCGAGAGACTTGGTTATCTTCCCGCAGCTCCCAATGATGGATGTCCCTGACAGTGACAATTACAGCAAACACCGTATTTTCTGTGAGATCCTCTCTAAAGAAAGTGTCGATGGGCATGGGCTGTCCTACTTCTCGGTCTCATTGGATTATTGCGTCAAGGAAGAAAAAGCTACAGCATGTGTATATAGGCTGCAAGATAATGCCTGGAGAATGCAAACTTCAGCTACAACACAGATTTCCAGATTGCGTGCATCGTTGTTGAAGCAATTGAGTATTTTCCTTGCTGAAGATAAAATCTACATGGGGATTACTACGCACAGCATTCTTGTTTTGGATTTGACATCCTCAACCTTCTCCACAATCAAGTTCCCTGACAAGATGCCATTTGATGGACAAATCATATTGTCTCGGGCCAATGGCTGTGGGGTTTATCTTAGCCATGTCAAGGACCTCCAACTTTGCATCTGGCTGCACAGGGATTGCAATGGCAGCATAGGAGACTGGTTGCTGGTTGATACCATTTCTTTGCATGATTTGTGTGCTAATCTGAAAATATCGAATAGCACCACTGAGGATTGGGATGACCTTGATGATGCTTACATACATATGGTGGGGGATGATGCAGAATATGTATTCCTGGAGATGTATGGATGTGTTCTCTATTTGGATGTTAGGAGCAGGGCACTGCAAAAGGTGCACAACGTGACAGAAAAGGATACGTTGATTTCTTTTATTCATCCCTTTATGATGACCTGGCCTCCTGTATTTCCTGCACTGCGAGAATGA